In Mercurialis annua linkage group LG5, ddMerAnnu1.2, whole genome shotgun sequence, a single genomic region encodes these proteins:
- the LOC126682179 gene encoding probable receptor-like protein kinase At4g39110, which translates to MEIELEQKKHKKLILSSSSSMAFLLILTLFSFLSAAAAGGGASTFAPADQILISCGAKSLSAIPDGRVFKTDHEAQSLLQTDENILVSVPAADVPSPIYLSARIFVKEAVYGFTMKSPGLHWVRLHFYPFNNTRFDLQTATFSISADKYVLLHNFNVNNQSKPFLKEYLINVTDPKFSLKFQPMKNSAAFINAIEVVSAPDILVADEGSSLFPVSSFSGLTNYGFQVVYRLNVGGPLITSQNDTLWRTWENDKPFLKDQSLARSVSIPTSSIKYGPGTSPLVAPATVYASAQEMADSKTAAPNFNVTWKFDVDTAFNYLVRLHFADIISKSLNDLYFNVYINGKTAISGLDLSSITNQLAAPYFKDIVVNTTLMSNGLNVQIGPMNEDTGSTNAILNGLEILKMSNSVDSLDGEFGVDGKSAISSRSTVAAVGFAMMFGAFVGLGAMVIKWHKRPQDWQKRNSFSSWLLPIHAGDTSFMTSKTSLGSHNKYSSTLGLGRYFSFSELQEATKNFDQSAIIGVGGFGNVYIGTIDDGTQVAVKRGNPQSEQGITEFQTEIQMLSKLRHRHLVSLIGYCDENEEMILVYEYMSNGPFRDHLYGKNLPTLTWKQRLEISIGAARGLHYLHTGTAQGIIHRDVKTTNILLDDAFVAKVADFGLSKDAPMGQGHVSTAVKGSFGYLDPEYFRRQQLTDKSDVYSFGVVLLEVLCARPAINPQLPREQVNLAEWAMQWKRKGLLEKIIDPVLVGTINPESMKKFAEASEKCLAEHGVDRPSMGDVLWNLEYALQLQEAFTQGKADDETNSTASVAAPAPATPTSDDRPVSVPEENPSPAEVEAIDVHSGTAMFAQYGLNGR; encoded by the coding sequence ATGGAGATAGAAttagaacaaaaaaaacataaaaaacttATTCTATCTTCGTCTTCTTCCATGGCTTTCCTCCTCATTTTaactctcttttcttttctttccgcTGCCGCCGCAGGCGGCGGCGCTAGTACATTTGCTCCGGCTGATCAGATTCTTATCAGCTGTGGCGCGAAGAGCTTGTCTGCTATTCCTGACGGCAGGGTTTTTAAAACTGATCATGAGGCTCAGAGTTTGCTTCAGACTGATGAGAATATTTTAGTTTCGGTTCCGGCGGCGGATGTTCCGTCGCCGATTTATCTCTCCGCCAGGATTTTTGTTAAGGAAGCTGTTTATGGGTTTACCATGAAGAGCCCGGGTTTGCATTGGGTTCGGCTTCATTTTTACCCGTTTAATAATACGAGATTTGACCTTCAAACGGCGACGTTTTCGATCTCGGCGGATAAATATGTTCTGTTGCataattttaatgttaataATCAGAGTAAGCCTTTTCTTAAGGAGTATTTAATTAATGTGACGGATCCGAAATTTTCGTTGAAGTTTCAACCTATGAAGAATTCTGCTGCTTTTATTAACGCGATCGAGGTCGTTTCCGCTCCGGATATTTTGGTTGCTGACGAGGGATCGAGTTTGTTTCCGGTTTCGAGCTTTTCGGGATTGACTAACTATGGATTCCAAGTTGTTTACAGGCTGAATGTTGGGGGGCCTTTGATTACTTCACAGAATGACACTCTTTGGAGAACTTGGGAGAACGACAAGCCGTTCCTGAAGGATCAATCGTTGGCGAGGAGCGTTTCGATTCCGACTAGCTCGATTAAATATGGACCTGGAACGTCTCCGCTTGTTGCGCCAGCGACGGTTTACGCGTCTGCGCAGGAGATGGCTGACTCGAAAACGGCCGCGCCAAATTTTAATGTTACGTGGAAATTTGATGTTGATACAGCTTTTAACTATTTAGTTCGGTTGCATTTTGCTGATATCATTAGTAAATCCCTCAATGATCTCTATTTCAATGTGTATATTAATGGAAAAACCGCGATTTCGGGGTTGGATTTGTCGTCCATTACCAACCAATTGGCGGCTCCATATTTCAAGGACATTGTTGTCAATACTACTCTTATGTCTAACGGACTCAATGTTCAGATCGGTCCGATGAACGAGGATACCGGCTCGACAAATGCTATTCTGAACGGTCTTGAGATTCTGAAAATGAGCAATTCGGTTGATAGTTTGGATGGTGAATTTGGAGTTGATGGTAAATCTGCAATTTCCAGCAGGAGTACGGTTGCAGCAGTCGGTTTCGCTATGATGTTCGGCGCGTTTGTTGGTCTCGGAGCAATGGTGATCAAGTGGCATAAAAGGCCTCAGGATTGGCAAAAGAGGAATAGCTTTTCGTCTTGGTTGCTTCCGATACATGCCGGTGACACTAGCTTTATGACAAGCAAGACATCGCTCGGGTCCCACAATAAGTATTCGTCGACGCTTGGCCTTGGCCGATACTTTTCATTCTCAGAATTGCAGGAAGCCACCAAGAATTTCGATCAGTCCGCCATAATCGGAGTTGGTGGGTTCGGTAATGTCTATATCGGAACTATTGATGACGGTACTCAAGTTGCTGTCAAGAGAGGAAATCCGCAATCCGAGCAAGGAATTACAGAATTTCAGACAGAAATTCAGATGTTATCTAAACTCAGGCATAGGCATTTAGTGTCGTTGATCGGATACTGCGATGAAAACGAAGAGATGATCCTTGTTTATGAGTACATGTCGAACGGTCCTTTCCGAGATCATCTATACGGCAAGAATTTGCCTACATTGACATGGAAGCAAAGGCTAGAGATCTCTATCGGAGCTGCTCGCGGACTTCATTACTTGCATACTGGTACTGCACAGGGTATCATTCATCGCGATGTCAAGACTACAAACATTCTGCTCGATGATGCATTTGTCGCCAAGGTGGCAGATTTCGGCCTGTCAAAGGATGCCCCAATGGGTCAAGGACACGTAAGTACAGCCGTGAAAGGAAGTTTCGGGTATTTGGATCCTGAATACTTCAGGAGACAGCAACTAACCGATAAATCTGATGTGTACTCATTCGGAGTCGTCCTGCTTGAAGTACTATGCGCAAGGCCTGCCATTAATCCACAGCTTCCAAGGGAGCAAGTTAATTTAGCAGAATGGGCTATGCAATGGAAACGAAAAGGGTTACTCGAGAAAATCATCGATCCTGTTCTCGTTGGCACAATTAATCCTGAATCAATGAAAAAATTTGCAGAAGCTTCAGAGAAATGCTTGGCTGAACATGGAGTTGATAGGCCTTCAATGGGAGATGTTCTGTGGAACTTGGAATATGCTTTACAGCTTCAAGAAGCGTTTACGCAGGGAAAAGCTGACGATGAAACAAACTCAACAGCAAGCGTAGCTGCTCCCGCTCCCGCTACTCCAACTTCTGATGACCGTCCTGTTTCGGTTCCCGAAGAGAATCCAAGTCCCGCTGAAGTCGAGGCAATCGATGTGCATTCCGGAACTGCAATGTTTGCTCAATACGGGCTGAACGGAAGATAA
- the LOC126682949 gene encoding protein OXIDATIVE STRESS 3-like: protein MENSSESMIFDMEMLRNNLPKKRGLSRYYSGKSRSFTCMADVHCLEDLKKKENPDAKKRKKYSDKKDFLVPPHPCRRVSSTTHCASLYAGV, encoded by the exons ATGGAGAATTCATCTGAATCAATGATATTCGACATGGAAATGCTGCGAAATAATCTCCCTAAAAA GAGAGGATTGTCAAGGTATTATTCAGGAAAATCAAGATCATTTACGTGCATGGCAGATGTTCATTGTCTTGAAGAtttaaagaagaaagaaaatccTGATgcaaagaaaaggaaaaaatattCTGACAAGAAGGATTTTCTTGTTCCTCCACATCCATGTCGAAGGGTTTCTAGTACAACCCATTGTGCTTCACTTTATGCTGGTGTGTAA
- the LOC126681863 gene encoding SUMO-activating enzyme subunit 2 gives MSSLQHASVIKGAKVLMVGAGGIGCELLKTLALSGFQDIHIIDMDTIEVSNLNRQFLFRKSHVGQSKAKVARDAVLRFKPHIKITPYHANVKDSEFNVDFFKQFSVVLNGLDNLDARRHVNRLSLAAEVPLVESGTTGFLGQVTVHVKGKTECYECQPKPAPKSYPVCTITSTPSKFVHCIVWAKDLLFAKLFGDKNQENDLNVRSSEASNSSEHSEDVFERRKNEDIEQYGRRIYDHVFGYNIEVALSNEETWKNRNRPRPIYSRDVLSDKPSKQNGNLDKSSTDDDLSSVSAMASLGLKNPQDIWSLSENSKVFFEALKLFFVSREKDIGNLSFDKDDQLAVELVTAAANIRAASFGIPLHSLFEAKGIAGNIVHAVATTNAVIAGLIVIEAIKVLDKDSDNFRMTYCVEHITKKMFLLPVEPCAPNKSCYVCSESPLSLEINTRRSKLRDFVEKIVKAKLGMNFPIIMHGSALLYEVGDDLDEAMVANYAANLEKVLSELPSSVTGGSTLTVEDLQQEFTCSIYIKHRDEFDEEKEPEGMVLSGWTQVPSEDKNGNISVGNGGSTSSSGPTVDDQSDRISEGTEISGKKRKQPDLSTDATLDTTTDHNKVQKLDDDDDDLVMLD, from the exons atgtCCTCTCTTCAGCACGCATCTGTAATAAAG GGCGCGAAAGTTTTAATGGTGGGAGCCGGTGGGATTGGGTGTGAGCTTTTGAAGACGCTGGCTCTCTCTGGCTTTCAAGATATTCATATT ATTGACATGGACACAATAGAAGTCAGCAACCTTAACAGGCAGTTTTTGTTTCGGAAATCACATGTCGGCCAGTCGAAGGCCAAA GTTGCTCGGGATGCTGTGTTAAGATTTAAGCCTCACATAAAAATTACACCATACCATGCAAATGTAAAGGATTCTGAATTCAATGTGGATTTTTTCAAGCAATTTAGTGTTGTTCTGAATGGTCTTGACAACTTAGACGCAAGACGACATGTGAACCGCCTTTCCTTGGCAGCTGAAGTTCCTTTGGTTGAGAGTGGGACTACTGGATTCCTTGGACAG GTCACAGTGCATGTGAAGGGGAAAACAGAGTGCTATGAATGTCAGCCTAAACCTGCTCCAAAGTCCTATCCTGTCTGTACGATTACTAGTACTCCATCCAAG TTTGTTCACTGTATCGTTTGGGCAAAGGACCTGCTTTTTGCAAAGCTATTTGGAGACAAGAATCAGGAAAATGATTTAAATGTGCGGTCTAGTGAAGCTTCTAACTCTTCAGAACATTCAGAGGATGTATTTGAACGAAGAAAAAATGAGGACATTGAACAATATGGAAGGAGAATTTATGATCACGTTTTTGGTTACAACATTGAGGTAGCTTTGTCTAATGAAGAGACTTGGAAAAATCGCAATAGGCCAAGGCCAATATACAGTAGGGATGTTCTTTCTGACAAACCAAGCAAGCAAAATGGCAATCTTGATAAAAGTTCCACTGATGATGACCTTTCATCAGTGTCTGCCATGGCATCTTTGGGTTTGAAGAATCCGCAGGACATATGGAGCCTTTCAGAAAATTCTAAAGTTTTCTTTGAGgcgttgaaattattttttgtcaGCAGAGAAAAG GACATTGGAAACCTGAGTTTTGATAAAGATGATCAGTTAGCAGTAGAACTTGTTACAGCTGCTGCAAATATTCGAGCTGCTTCGTTTGGGATTCCTTTGCATAGCCTTTTTGAAGCTAAGGGTATTGCTGGAAATATTGTGCATGCTGTTGCGACAACTAATGCTGTTATAGCTGGTTTAATTGTTATTGAAGCAATCAAGGTGTTGGACAAGGATTCTGACAATTTCAG GATGACGTATTGTGTAGAACATATAACTAAAAAGATGTTTCTTCTGCCCGTGGAACCTTGTGCGCCTAACAAGTCATGCTATGTTTGTTCTGAG TCACCACTATCGCTGGAGATAAATACACGGCGGTCAAAGCTGCGGGATTTTGTTGAGAAGATAGTCAAAGCCAAGCTTGGCATGAATTTTCCAATAATTATGCACGGTTCAGCTCTTCTATATGAAGTTGGTGATGATCTTGACGAAGCTATGGTGGCAAATTATGCTGCTAACCTTGAAAAG GTACTGTCAGAGCTTCCTTCTTCAGTTACTGGTGGGTCAACACTGACAGTAGAAGATCTTCAACAAGAGTTCACTTGCAGTATTTATATCAAGCATAG AGACGAATTTGACGAGGAGAAAGAACCCGAGGGAATGGTTCTCTCTGGATGGACACAAGTTCCTTCCGAGGATAAGAACGGTAACATCTCTGTCGGAAACGGCGGGAGCACATCAAGTTCTGGTCCAACGGTGGATGACCAGTCGGATAGAATCTCAGAAGGGACCGAAATTTCTGGGAAGAAGAGAAAACAGCCAGACCTATCAACAGACGCCACTCTGGATACGACTACTGATCACAATAAAGTCCAAAAGCTCGACGACGACGACGATGACCTTGTGATGCTCGATTAA
- the LOC126681860 gene encoding protein CHROMATIN REMODELING 35-like, protein MDAVPIMILPQNRTPPDESYSRERKRIKLSNNGEEFSSSLINSGTRENNKLKATCSKAVDYSDPLAISSMISKLDSGKYGSVTKDIEALIARKFLVLSPYLKKHPILSGVLFDGKKTSTEEEGSKAQPDFIDLEDDNAVTCRPAIANQPVVILDSDDEDDVDCRPTHPFQDIFLPRPAPQLLMNTPVRVRIHGNSHQNMILPNEIDMKSEKSLPNEIDMKSEKGVYVGVEEDDDCKSEPEDDGLGDIWNEMSVAMESSKDVAENPASDEHSQEDEDYCDHSFVLKDDIGYVCRICGVIKRGIETIIEVQYIKKKSMRTYVSESRNAKDRDSNSMVGVELSADDMTVTDISAHPRHMKQMKPHQVEGFNFLRSNLVTDNPGGCILAHAPGSGKTFMIISFMQSFLAKYPHARPLVILPKGILSTWKKEFQIWQVENLPLYDFYSAKADSRLQQLEILKQWVEHKSILFLGYKQFSSIVCDDSNNKVAANCQEILLKRPSILILDEGHTPRNENTDVLQSLAKVQTPRKVVLSGTLYQNHVKEVFNILNLVRPKFLRLDMSRAIVKRIMSKVHIQGVKKNLKTGETVFYDLVEHTIQKDPDFKRKVSVIRDLREMTSKVLHYYKGDFLDELPGLVDFTVVLNLSLKQKHEVQKLKKLARKFKRSSVGSAVYLHPKLNTVSENCTLTDDKMDEFLEKLDVRDGAKAKFFLNMMSLCESAGEKLLVFSQYLPPLKFLERLVVKVKGWALGKEFFVISGESSSDQREWSMERFNKSTDAKVFFGSIKACGEGISLVGASRIIILDVHLNPSVTRQGIGRAFRPGQTKKVYAYRLVAGDSPEEEDHSTCFRKEAIAKMWFEWNEYCGYQDFEVEKIELKDSGDSFLESPLVREDIRELYKR, encoded by the exons ATGGACGCTGTTCCTATTATGATTCTGCCTCAGAATCGCACTCCTCCTGATG AGTCGTATTCGCGAGAGCGTAAACGGATAAAACTGTCTAATAATGGAGAGGAATTTAGTAGTTCATTAATTAACAGTGGAACTAGGGAAAACAACAAGTTAAAGGCGACTTGTTCGAAAGCTGTTGATTATTCTGATCCATTGGCTATATCGAGTATGATCAGTAAATTAGATTCTGGTAAATATGGAAGTGTTACGAAAGACATAGAAGCTCTCATTGCTCGAAAATTTCTTGTGCTTTCGCCCTATCTTAAGAAGCATCCTATACTTTCTGGTGTCTTATTTGATGGGAAAAAGACATCAACTGAAGAAGAGGGTTCTAAGGCGCAGCCGGATTTCATTGATTTGGAGGATGATAATGCTGTAACTTGTCGTCCAGCTATAGCTAACCAGCCTGTTGTGATTTTGGATTCGGATGACGAAGATGATGTAGACTGCAGGCCAACTCATCCATTCCAAGATATTTTCTTGCCGAGGCCTGCACCGCAACTTCTCATGAATACACCA GTTAGGGTTAGGATTCATGGGAACAGCCATCAAAATATGATACTGCCAAATGAAATTGATATGAAGAGTGAGAAAAGTCTGCCAAATGAAATTGATATGAAGAGTGAGAAAGGTGTTTATGTTGGTGTAGAGGAGGATGATGACTGTAAATCTGAGCCTGAAGATGATGGTCTTGGAGATATTTGGAATGAAATGTCGGTAGCAATGGAATCTTCTAAG GATGTTGCTGAGAATCCTGCATCAGATGAACACTCGCAAGAAGATGAAGACTATTGTGATCACTCTTTTGTGCTGAAGGATGATATTGGTTATGTTTGTCGCATATGCGGGGTTATTAAGAGAGGAATTGAGACCATTATTGAGGTTCAGTATATCAAA AAAAAGAGTATGCGGACATATGTATCTGAATCCAGAAATGCCAAGGACAGAGATTCAAACTCTATGGTTGGGGTTGAATTGTCTGCAGATGATATGACAGTAACTGACATCTCTGCTCATCCGAGGCACATGAAGCAGATGAAACCTCATCAAGTGGAAGGTTTCAATTTCCTTCGAAGTAACTTAGTGACAGATAATCCTGGAGGCTGTATTTTGGCCCATGCTCCTGGATCTGGGAAAACGTTCATGATCATCAGTTTCATGCAGAGTTTCCTAGCGAAATACCCACATGCTCGACCACTAGTTATACTTCCAAAAGGAATTTTGTCTACATGGAAAAAAGAGTTTCAAATATGGCAAGTTGAAAATCTTCCGCTGTATGATTTTTATAGCGCGAAAGCAGATAGTCGATTACAGCAACTGGAGATCTTGAAACAGTGGGTGGAGCACAAGAGCATTCTTTTCTTGGGCTACAAACAATTCTCCTCTATTGTTTGTGACGATTCAAACAATAAAGTTGCAGCTAATTGTCAAGAGATACTACTCAAGCGACCTTCAATACTAATTCTAGATGAAGGGCACACGCCAAGGAATGAGAACACTGATGTTTTACAATCCCTTGCTAAAGTGCAGACACCTCGAAAAGTTGTTCTTTCAGGAACCCTTTACCAAAATCATGTCAAGGAGGTATTCAATATACTGAATCTTGTTCGTCCAAAGTTTCTGAGGTTGGATATGTCTAGGGCTATTGTCAAGCGCATCATGAGCAAAGTACATATACAAGGTGTGAAGAAGAATCTCAAAACGGGGGAAACGGTATTTTATGACTTGGTAGAACACACAATACAGAAAGATCctgattttaaaagaaaagtatcTGTCATACGGGACTTGCGTGAAATGACCAGCAAGGTCCTTCATTACTATAAAGGAGATTTCTTAGATGAGCTTCCTGGGCTGGTTGATTTCACTGTAGTGCTCAATCTTAGTTTAAAACAGAAGCATGAAGTTCAGAAGTTGAAGAAATTGGCTCGGAAATTCAAGAGAAGTTCTGTGGGCAGTGCCGTTTATCTTCACCCAAAGTTGAACACAGTCTCTGAGAATTGTACCTTGACTGATGACAAGATGGATGAGTTCTTAGAGAAATTAGATGTGAGAGATGGAGCCAAAGCTAAATTCTTCCTAAATATGATGAGCCTATGCGAGTCAGCTGGGGAAAAGTTACTGGTTTTCAGCCAGTACCTCCCACCATTGAAATTTTTGGAGAGACTAGTAGTGAAAGTGAAGGGTTGGGCTTTAGGAAAGGAGTTCTTTGTGATCTCAGGTGAATCAAGTTCTGATCAACGAGAGTGGTCCATGGAACGTTTCAATAAATCCACCGATGCCAAAGTTTTCTTTGGATCAATTAAGGCATGCGGAGAAGGAATATCTTTAGTTGGGGCATCGAGGATTATCATTTTAGATGTTCATCTGAATCCGTCAGTTACCCGCCAAGGAATAGGACGTGCTTTCCGACCAGGGCAAACGAAGAAAGTGTATGCTTACAGATTGGTTGCTGGGGATTCACCAGAAGAGGAAGATCATAGCACATGTTTTAGGAAAGAGGCTATTGCAAAGATGTGGTTCGAGTGGAATGAATATTGCGGTTATCAGGATTTTGAAGTCGAGAAAATCGAGTTGAAAGACTCTGGTGATTCCTTCTTAGAGAGTCCGCTAGTTAGGGAAGATATAAGGGAATTGTACAAAAG GTAG